A single Triticum dicoccoides isolate Atlit2015 ecotype Zavitan chromosome 2A, WEW_v2.0, whole genome shotgun sequence DNA region contains:
- the LOC119356963 gene encoding flavonol 3-sulfotransferase-like, which yields MAALSASCLVGPVPFKDVATAVDGHSSTPEEYEDIVSGLPSSTALGMVLRQYRGSWVIQERVTAFISLQRRFTPRPGDVLLASPAKCGTTWLKALAFATMARGAYPPTDAQHPLLRMNPHECVPFMDELFTAGQDARLEALPSPRLMHTHMHHSLLPASVTDNPDCKIVFICRDPKDMLVSLWHFVKGVRPFTFDDLFNSACEGKTPNGPIWDHLIGYWSTSKTSPDNVLFRYEEMLIDPVGHVRELARFIGQPFSHADEAAGIPADIVKLCSFDKLKGQGANTAGSYDGKVFSFAHETFFRKGVAGDWVNNIDARDGATL from the exons ATGGCTGCTCTAAGCGCATCGTGCCTCGTCGGTCCCGTCCCATTCAAggacgtcgccaccgccgtcgatGGCCACAGCTCCACACCCGAAGAGTACGAGGAcatcgtctccggcctgcccagcagCACCGCGCTAGGCATGGTCCTGCGCCAATACCGTGGCTCCTGGGTGATCCAAGAAAGAGTCACGGCGTTCATCTCTCTCCAGCGACGCTTCACGCCACGCCCCGGGGACGTGCTCCTCGCGAGCCCGGCCAAGTGCGGCACGACCTGGCTCAAGGCGCTGGCGTTCGCCACCATGGCGCGGGGCGCGTACCCGCCCACCGACGCGCAGCACCCGCTCCTCCGCATGAACCCGCACGAGTGCGTCCCCTTCATGGATGAGCTGTTCACCGCCGGGCAGGACGCCAGGCTTGAGGCGCTGCCGTCGCCTCGCCTCATGCACACGCACATGCATCATTCCTTGCTGCCTGCCTCCGTTACTGATAACCCCGACTGCAAAATCGTCTTCATCTGCAG GGACCCCAAGGATATGCTTGTTTccttgtggcattttgtcaaaggtGTTCGTCCTTTCACGTTTGATGACCTGTTCAACTCTGCCTGCGAGGGGAAGACCCCCAATGGTCCCATATGGGACCACCTCATCGGCTACTGGAGCACAAGCAAGACCAGCCCGGACAATGTCCTTTTCCGGTACGAAGAGATGCTCATCGACCCGGTCGGCCACGTCAGGGAGCTGGCGCGGTTCATCGGGCAGCCATTCTCACACGCCGATGAGGCGGCCGGGATACCAGCGGACATCGTGAAGCTCTGCAGTTTTGATAAGCTCAAAGGCCAAGGCGCCAACACGGCAGGCTCATACGACGGGAAGGTTTTCAGTTTCGCACATGAAACCTTCTTCAGGAAAGGGGTGGCCGGAGATTGGGTGAACAATATTGACGCCCGAGATGGCGCAACGCTTTGA